The following coding sequences lie in one Nitratireductor mangrovi genomic window:
- a CDS encoding 2'-deoxycytidine 5'-triphosphate deaminase, with amino-acid sequence MRKTGILPDREISALFEAGALTTPRPLDDGQIQPASLDLRLGETAYRVRASFLPGPEHKVADKLARLKLHEVDLTDGAVLETGCVYIVPLLERLDLPAGVAAAANPKSSTGRLDIFTRVMADHCAEFDKIPEAYAGPLYLEVSPRTFPIVARTGSRLSQIRFRRGKAALDGEALLDLHRTETLVASEQPNVNGGGIALSIDLKGAAGAGGLVGYRAKHHTALIDVDKRDALNVVDYWEPLFIRDQPELILDPDEFYILVSREAVHVPPDYAAEMTPFDPLVGEFRVHYAGFFDPGFGHSGAGGTGSRAVLEVRSHEVPFILEHGQIVGRLVYEHMLSRPKALYGADLGSNYQAQGLKLSKHFR; translated from the coding sequence ATCCTACCGGATCGAGAGATTTCCGCGCTGTTCGAGGCCGGCGCGCTGACGACGCCGCGGCCGCTCGACGATGGCCAGATCCAGCCCGCGAGCCTCGATTTGCGCCTCGGCGAAACCGCCTATCGTGTGCGCGCCAGCTTCCTGCCCGGGCCCGAACACAAGGTCGCCGACAAGCTTGCCCGCCTGAAGCTGCACGAGGTCGACCTGACCGACGGCGCGGTGCTGGAGACCGGCTGCGTCTACATCGTGCCGTTGCTGGAACGGCTCGATCTGCCCGCGGGCGTGGCGGCCGCCGCCAATCCCAAGAGTTCGACCGGACGGCTCGACATCTTCACCCGCGTTATGGCCGACCATTGCGCCGAGTTCGACAAGATCCCGGAGGCGTATGCGGGCCCGCTCTATCTGGAGGTGAGCCCGCGCACCTTCCCGATCGTCGCGCGCACCGGCTCCCGCCTCTCACAGATCCGCTTCCGGCGTGGCAAGGCTGCGCTCGACGGCGAGGCACTGCTCGATCTCCATCGGACAGAGACGCTGGTCGCGTCGGAGCAGCCCAACGTCAATGGCGGCGGCATCGCGCTGTCGATCGACCTCAAGGGCGCGGCCGGGGCAGGCGGGCTCGTCGGCTACCGAGCCAAGCACCACACCGCGCTGATCGATGTCGACAAGCGCGACGCGCTCAACGTCGTCGATTATTGGGAGCCGCTTTTCATCCGCGACCAGCCGGAACTGATCCTCGATCCCGACGAGTTCTATATTCTCGTCTCGCGCGAGGCCGTGCATGTGCCGCCCGACTATGCCGCCGAAATGACGCCGTTCGACCCGCTGGTCGGTGAGTTCCGCGTGCATTATGCCGGCTTCTTCGATCCCGGCTTCGGCCATTCAGGCGCCGGCGGCACCGGCAGCCGCGCCGTTCTGGAGGTCAGGAGCCATGAGGTTCCTTTCATCCTAGAACACGGGCAGATCGTCGGCAGGCTGGTCTACGAGCACATGCTGTCGCGCCCGAAGGCGCTTTATGGCGCCGATCTCGGCTCCAACTACCAGGCCCAGGGCCTGAAGCTCTCCAAGCATTTCCGCTAG
- a CDS encoding dipeptidase, producing MSRFIRAALVILVLLVVAGLGIFFFVAPQMVERSMNPVGASPPYEVSDEARRLHETLTVADLHADSLLWGRDLVEKGDRGHVDIPRLIEGNVAVQMFTLVSKTPQGLNIERNDDTTDNVFWLAVGQRWPLRTWFSLKERALYQAERLHDMAARSDGRFVIVKSKADLAAFLERRRSEPGIVAGVLGIEGAQVLEGDPANVDVMFEAGYRMMSPTHFFDNAMAGSAHGIEKGGLTEAGREMIRRMEAVGMIVDISHGSVPQIDDVLVMAKRPVVVSHTGVRGTCDNNRNLSDDQLRAIAANGGLVGVGFWQTAICGNDAAAIARAQRYVADLIGAEHVGLGSDFDGAVGVPFDASGTGLLTEALLAEGMAEPDIARVMGGNQIRLLLELLPD from the coding sequence ATGAGCAGGTTCATCCGCGCGGCGCTCGTCATCCTCGTCCTGCTTGTGGTGGCGGGGCTCGGCATCTTCTTCTTCGTCGCGCCGCAGATGGTCGAGCGCTCGATGAACCCTGTGGGCGCCTCCCCACCCTACGAAGTCAGCGACGAGGCGCGCCGACTCCACGAGACACTGACGGTTGCCGACCTCCACGCCGATTCCCTGCTCTGGGGCCGCGACCTGGTCGAGAAGGGCGACCGTGGCCATGTCGACATTCCGCGCCTGATCGAAGGCAATGTCGCGGTGCAGATGTTCACCCTGGTGTCGAAGACGCCGCAAGGGCTCAACATCGAGCGCAACGACGACACCACCGACAACGTCTTCTGGCTCGCCGTCGGCCAGCGCTGGCCGCTGCGCACCTGGTTCAGCCTCAAGGAGCGCGCGCTCTACCAGGCCGAAAGGCTGCACGACATGGCGGCCCGTTCAGACGGCCGCTTCGTCATCGTGAAATCGAAAGCCGACCTCGCCGCGTTCCTGGAACGCCGGCGCAGCGAACCGGGAATCGTCGCCGGCGTGCTCGGCATCGAGGGCGCGCAGGTGCTTGAAGGCGATCCGGCCAATGTCGATGTCATGTTCGAGGCCGGCTACCGGATGATGTCGCCGACGCATTTCTTCGACAATGCCATGGCCGGCTCCGCGCACGGCATCGAGAAGGGCGGGCTGACGGAGGCCGGACGCGAGATGATCCGACGCATGGAGGCGGTCGGCATGATCGTCGACATTTCGCACGGTTCGGTGCCCCAGATCGACGATGTGCTGGTGATGGCGAAGCGCCCGGTGGTGGTCTCGCATACCGGGGTCAGGGGAACCTGCGACAACAACCGCAACCTGAGCGACGACCAGTTGCGCGCCATCGCGGCCAATGGTGGCCTGGTCGGCGTCGGCTTCTGGCAAACCGCCATCTGCGGCAACGATGCGGCGGCCATCGCGCGGGCGCAGCGCTACGTCGCCGACCTGATCGGGGCAGAGCATGTCGGGCTCGGCTCGGATTTCGACGGCGCGGTCGGGGTGCCTTTCGACGCCAGCGGAACCGGCCTGCTCACCGAGGCGCTGCTCGCCGAAGGCATGGCGGAACCCGATATCGCCAGGGTGATGGGCGGCAACCAGATCCGGCTGCTGCTGGAACTCTTGCCGGACTGA
- a CDS encoding ion transporter: MTRLKSLIESRHFDLAITALIIVNAITLGLETSERAMQAVGPLLVVLDRAILAVFVAELATRFAVYRKNFFRDPWRIFDLVVVGLALMPATGNLSVLRALRILRVLRLVGMVPSLRRVVGGLIAALPGMGSIMLLLALVYYVFSVMATKLFGSAFPDWFGTIAHSAYSLFQIMTLESWSMGIVRPVMEVFPWAWLFFIPFIVCTTFTVLNLFIGIIVSAMQEEHDAEATAERKALHTEQELILAEIRAMREELRSLAETSKN; the protein is encoded by the coding sequence GTGACCCGCCTCAAATCCCTGATCGAATCCCGTCATTTCGACCTCGCCATCACGGCCCTCATCATCGTCAACGCGATCACGCTGGGGCTTGAAACGTCCGAGCGGGCCATGCAGGCGGTGGGCCCGTTGCTGGTCGTGCTCGACCGCGCCATCCTCGCCGTCTTTGTTGCCGAACTCGCGACGCGTTTTGCCGTTTACCGAAAGAATTTCTTCCGCGATCCGTGGCGTATTTTCGACCTCGTCGTGGTCGGTCTGGCCCTTATGCCGGCCACGGGCAACCTGTCGGTGCTGCGGGCCCTGCGTATCCTGCGCGTGCTGCGGCTGGTCGGCATGGTGCCGTCGCTGCGCCGCGTCGTCGGCGGGCTGATTGCCGCCCTGCCCGGCATGGGCTCGATCATGCTGTTGCTGGCGCTGGTCTATTACGTCTTTTCGGTCATGGCGACCAAGCTGTTCGGATCGGCCTTCCCCGACTGGTTCGGAACCATCGCGCATTCCGCCTATTCGCTGTTCCAGATCATGACGCTCGAAAGCTGGTCGATGGGCATCGTGCGTCCGGTGATGGAGGTGTTCCCGTGGGCGTGGCTGTTCTTCATCCCGTTCATCGTCTGCACAACCTTCACCGTGCTCAATCTCTTCATCGGCATCATCGTCTCGGCCATGCAGGAAGAGCACGACGCCGAGGCGACGGCCGAGCGCAAGGCGCTGCACACCGAGCAGGAACTGATCCTGGCCGAGATCAGGGCGATGCGCGAGGAGTTGCGCTCACTGGCCGAGACAAGCAAGAATTGA
- a CDS encoding class I SAM-dependent methyltransferase: MSRLDSFIRRMSAQRDILNVISEDVAGLDGPIVELGLGNGRTYDHLRSLFPERRIIVFDRKMAAFASSKPAARDFVEGEIHDTTPEFAGIDAALVHSDVATGYAEIDDETITWLADITVPLLQPGGFAASGMPLNDARLEPLDLPPTVAAGRYFLYRRVA; the protein is encoded by the coding sequence ATGAGCCGTCTCGACAGCTTCATCCGCCGCATGTCGGCCCAGCGCGACATCCTGAACGTCATCTCGGAGGATGTCGCCGGTCTCGACGGGCCCATCGTCGAACTCGGGCTGGGCAACGGGCGCACCTACGATCATCTGCGTTCGCTTTTCCCGGAACGCCGCATCATCGTGTTTGACCGCAAGATGGCCGCCTTTGCATCCTCCAAGCCGGCCGCGAGGGATTTCGTCGAGGGCGAGATCCACGACACGACGCCTGAATTCGCCGGCATCGATGCCGCGCTCGTCCATTCCGACGTGGCGACCGGCTATGCCGAGATCGATGACGAGACCATCACCTGGCTGGCCGATATTACAGTGCCGCTGTTGCAGCCGGGCGGCTTCGCCGCCAGCGGCATGCCGCTCAACGATGCCAGGCTCGAACCACTCGACCTGCCGCCGACGGTCGCCGCGGGGCGGTATTTCCTTTACCGGCGGGTTGCGTGA
- a CDS encoding M20/M25/M40 family metallo-hydrolase — MNEHSSPLAGIFDHIEANRDDFIRRVMDYVRHPSISAHNQGIGEVAAMLVGFLQKLGMEAETVPTSGHPMVLGRRDVSPDKPTVLLYGHYDVQPPDPLELWTSPPFEPTIRDGRIYARGIGDNKGQHFAQLLALESHLAVNGELPCNVIFLLEGEEEIGSPHIAEFVHAHGDRLKADLVVTSDGPLHETGAPVVTFGVRGVAAFELRARTASRDVHSGNFGGVVPNAVWTLVHLLATMKNEDGEITIEGLTEPVIPPTNLERDAVERLPLDVEAVKQELGLERLDAPAGRAYFDRLMFHPTLTINGFHGGYGGPGMKTVLPCEAFVKCDIRLVEPLTPDYAFDKVRAHVERHAPEVEFVPLNGMLPSKTPMDSPFAEPIRRAVVAARGVEPLLYPTVGGSLPDYVFTKILGLPAFVIPYANADEANHAPNENLKLDNFIDGIRTGAALLAELGGMRG, encoded by the coding sequence GTGAACGAGCATTCCTCGCCGCTTGCCGGCATTTTCGACCATATCGAGGCCAACCGCGACGATTTCATCCGCCGGGTGATGGACTATGTGCGCCATCCGAGCATCAGCGCCCACAATCAGGGTATCGGCGAGGTCGCCGCGATGCTGGTGGGCTTTTTGCAGAAACTCGGCATGGAGGCGGAGACGGTGCCGACCAGCGGCCACCCGATGGTGCTCGGCCGCCGCGACGTTTCGCCCGACAAGCCGACCGTGCTGCTTTACGGCCACTACGACGTACAGCCACCGGACCCGCTGGAGCTCTGGACCAGCCCGCCCTTCGAGCCGACGATCCGCGACGGGCGCATTTACGCGCGCGGCATCGGCGACAACAAGGGCCAGCATTTCGCGCAGCTGCTGGCGCTTGAATCGCACCTGGCCGTCAATGGCGAGTTGCCGTGCAACGTCATCTTCCTGCTTGAGGGCGAGGAGGAGATCGGCAGCCCGCATATCGCCGAGTTCGTGCATGCGCATGGCGACAGGCTGAAGGCCGACCTCGTCGTAACCTCGGACGGGCCTCTGCACGAGACCGGCGCGCCGGTCGTCACCTTCGGCGTGCGTGGCGTCGCCGCCTTCGAACTCAGGGCCAGGACGGCCTCACGCGACGTCCATTCCGGCAATTTTGGCGGCGTGGTGCCCAATGCCGTGTGGACTTTGGTGCACCTGCTCGCCACGATGAAGAACGAGGACGGCGAGATCACCATCGAGGGTTTGACAGAGCCGGTGATCCCGCCGACCAACCTGGAGCGCGACGCCGTCGAGCGCCTGCCGCTCGACGTCGAGGCGGTCAAGCAGGAGCTTGGCCTGGAACGCCTTGATGCGCCGGCCGGGCGCGCCTATTTCGACCGGCTGATGTTCCATCCGACGCTCACCATCAACGGCTTCCACGGCGGTTATGGCGGGCCCGGCATGAAGACCGTTCTGCCCTGCGAGGCCTTCGTGAAATGCGACATCCGCCTGGTCGAGCCGCTGACACCGGACTACGCCTTCGACAAGGTGCGCGCCCATGTCGAGCGCCACGCACCCGAGGTCGAGTTCGTGCCGCTCAACGGCATGCTGCCGTCGAAGACGCCGATGGACTCGCCCTTCGCCGAGCCGATCCGGCGCGCCGTGGTCGCCGCACGCGGCGTCGAGCCGCTGCTTTACCCGACCGTCGGCGGCAGCCTGCCCGACTATGTCTTCACCAAGATCCTCGGCCTGCCTGCCTTCGTCATCCCTTACGCCAATGCCGACGAGGCCAACCACGCCCCCAACGAGAACCTGAAGCTCGACAATTTCATCGACGGCATCAGGACAGGCGCGGCGCTGCTGGCCGAATTGGGCGGGATGCGGGGCTGA